A stretch of DNA from Gottschalkia acidurici 9a:
CAAGAAAAATTGAAGAAAATCAACTCCGTAATTAAAAACTTAAAAAAGGAGAGAGTCAATATGAGTTATAATGTTACTTTAAAAACTGTACCATCATATAATGTGGTTTCATTGAGAGATACTATACCTGCACATGATAAAGAAGGTTTACTTTGGGAAAGATTAAGTAAATATATAGAAAATAAGGGTATTCAATGTGGTAATGTCTATTATGCTACATATCATGAAGAGGGATATAAAGAAAATGAAGTTGATGTAGAAGTTGTTATGGATGTTGCAGAATTATTAGAAAGTGATGGAGATTTCGTTTTTAAACAAAGTGAACCAATAAAACAGGCAGTGAGTATTTTAGTTCCAGGTGATTATTCAAATCTTTTACCAGCATACAATTTTTTAGGTAATTGGATAGAGGAAAATGGATATGTCATAGTTGGAAAAACACGCCAGTTACCTATAAAAGGACCTTGGAATGAGAAAAATACAAGCAATTATCTTAGTGAAGTACAAATACCGGTTGAAAAACTATAAATAGAAGGGTAAGTATGTTATCTTTATATCATCCTATAATTTAAAAATAAGTTTGTTATATAAATCAACTTAGTTTATAATATAAGACATTAATATAGTAAATATAGGGAGAAAGAAGACATGAAAAAGAGAATCTTAAAATTTTTATCTTCTGGAATTGGACATTCTACGGCTATTTTTTTCTGAATTGACTTAAGAAAGAGATAAGTTACTAAAATCTTCTTAAGTTAATAGAAATAGTAGCTAATTTATATCTGAAAGAAGGTAATTTAATGAAAAACAATAGAATACAAAGAATAAATCCGGTTGGGGTTCCAGAGCCGGTTGGTAGATATAGCCATATTACTAAAATACCAAGAGATTCTGAAATTTATGTTTCATCAGGTCAAGTAGGAGTAGACCTTAAAGGAAATATTCCTTCAAACCTTAATGATCAGGTAAGCAACACTTTCTTTAATATATCAAATTTACTATCTAGCCAAGGTTTGCATGCAGATGATGTTATAAAGATAAATATCTGGGCTACTGAACAAATAGATTGGGATTTCTTTGATTCTAAGTGGGATGAACTTTTTGGTGATAATCCACCGTCTATGACAATTGCATATATAAGTGGATTAGGATTACCTGAATTAAAAATTGAAATAGAAGTATGGGCTGCAAAGTAGTTAATCTAGGTTATTTGAATTAAGAAAACTTATCTCTTTTATATAGATTTTAGTTCTTAAGTCAATAAAGAGCAATCTAATATTAGATTGCTCTTTATTCTTCTCTTAAATATCTTATTAACAAAGAATAAGATAAAAACGCTTTAATTCTCATTAATTATTTTATAAAATATTACGAATACTAGAATCTTAAATTACAATGAATTATAATATTCAAAGATTTATAGTGGAGGTGAACTACTGTATTATGGTAGATGTTTTAATTGAACAGGTTATATTAAGAAACTCAACTGATATAGAAAAGCTTTTATATATTTGGGAGAATTCTGTAAAGGCAACTCATTTATTTTTAACACAAGATGATATCAAGATGTTAATTCCACATGTAGAATTAGGTATTGAAGGAATTGATAAACTTATTGTGGCAAAGGATAAATTAGGAGAACCTCTTGGCTTTATAGGTGTGGAAAATAAAAAGATAGAAATGCTATTTATAAGTTCAGAGCATTTTGGGAAGGGTATTGGAAAATTGCTTATTAATTATGTAATAAATACACTTGAAGCAAATCTAGTTGATGTAAATGAACAAAATCCACAAGCACTAGAATTTTATAAACATTTAGGGTTTGAAGTTTATGATAGATCAGAAACTGATGAACAAGGAAATCCATTTCCAATTCTGCATATGAAGTTTATTAAGGATAAAAGTGTGGAATAAATATAACTGGATTTTGGTGTCTTTCTGTTTGATTCTAGAAAGTATTTTTTAAGTAACCAATCTGATACCTAAAGTATTAAAAGCTAATTTTTAAGATAGAAGAGAAATAAATATGGAATTTATTAAGTTAATAGATATTGCTAAATCAACCTTGAATCCACGTGAATTGTCAAGAAGTACCTATGCAGGTTCAGTTGCCGCTGTAATATTAACTGACAAAGGTAATATTTATAAAGGCGTTTGTATTGATAGTCCATGTTCAATGGGATTCTGTGCCGAACATGCAGCTATTGCAGCAATGATTACTGCCGGTGAAAGTCGAATTGATAAGTTAGTTGCTATATGCGAAACTGGAGAAATTGTCCCCCCTTGTGGAAGATGTAGAGAATTTATTAACCAAATACATGATGAAAATTATAAATGTCAGGTACAGCTAAAAGATAAAATAGTAACTATTGCAGAACTATTGCCTGAGAGATGGAACTAATATATATAATGAACATTTTACATCTTGCCAGAAGCTTATATTAGCAGAGAGAGAACATGTTGATAAATAAAGAAATTATACTCATACTATATAGTATCTATATGCAGGCAATGTAAGTCATTATATTTTATGAGGTGAAATAAAATGAACAAAATAATAATGTTAGATATAAAATTTAAATATCAGGATGAAATACAGTCGATACATCCAGTATTGTTGATGAGTGATAATGATGTTGTTTTGGTAGACTGTGGATATCCTGGTTTTTTACCACTATTGGAAGACGAGATGAGATCAAAAGGTGTTGATCCTAGCTCAATAACCAAAGTATTGATTACTCACCACGATGATGATCATATGGGAGCTTTATTTGAAATTAAACAAAAGTATCCTAATATTAGAGTCATAGCGAGTCAAATAGAAAGTGATTATATTTGTGGTAATAAAAAATCATTACGTTTGTTACAAGCAGAAGAAGTGTTAGAGATGTTACCAGAAGAACAGAAACAATTTGGAGTCGAATTCTGTGAATCTTTAGAAAAAGTCAAACCAGTATACGTGGACATAAAGGTTAAAGATGGAGATTACTTTGATTGGGCTGGTGGTTGTGAGATATTGGAGACTCCCGGACATATGCCAGGACACATTTCCTTATATTTGAGTGAGTGTAACTCTATTATCACAGGAGACGCTGCAGTTATTGATAATAATAAACTCACTATTGCTAATCCACAATTTACATTAGATTTAGATATGGCTAAAGATTCACTTGAGAAACTTATATCTATAGATGCAGATAATTATTACTGCTATCATGGTGGAAAATTTGAGAATCAGAGATAATGATAAAAAGATATATTTAGTTTGAGGAAGAAGGTGATTAGATGAAGGTTAGAGTTGTAGAATATAAAAGAGAATGGCCTGGATTATATCTGGATGAAGCTGAGAAGATTAAAAATATACTCAAAGATGAATTAGTCAATATTTATCACATTGGAAGTACTTCAGTGGAAAACCTAAAGGCAAAACCGATTATTGATATTATGGTTGTAGTAAAGGGTATTACAAAAGTTGACAACCATAATAAAGAATTTGAATCACTTGGTTATGAGCCAAAAGGCGAATATGGTATGATCGGAAGAAGATACTTTAGAAAAGGGTTAGAAAATAGAACTCATCAAATACATATATTTGAAAGTAGTAATTCTAATGATATTGAAAGACATTTAGCTGTTCGTGATTACTTAAGAGAACATCCAGACTATGCAATTGAATATGGAGAATTGAAGAGCAAACTAGCTATAATGTTTCCTTCAGACATAGAGGCTTACTGTGATGGTAAAGATGAATTTGTTAAGGAGTTAGAAAGAAAAGCATTAGATTGGTATAAGAACAAGTAATATGCATAACATTTCGAAAAATACTAAGAATTATAGTAGATGCATTTTATTTGCTTGAAAGATATAAAAGTTTACTTAATGATAAGTACATTTTGTGAGGGATAGTTATATGAAGGAAAAATATAATTTTAAATTGGCACGAGAAAAAGATATAGACCACATTTTGGAATTAATTAAAAAGAGAATAATGTGGATGGATGACTATGGTATCGAGCAGTGGAATAAGACAAATTATATGGAATGGTATCCGAAGGAATACTTTAGTGATTGTATTTTACAAAATAGCCTATATACTCTGAGTGAAAAAGAATTTGACAAAATTGTTGGAGCTGTTGTATTGAGTGATAGTGATAAATTATGGGAAGATAAGATACCAGCTTACTATATACATAACCTAGTAACAGACTTAGATGCTAAGGGTGCGGGTTCAGCAATCATAAAATACTGTGAAGATATAGCCATTGAACATGGGAAAGATAAACTACGCTTAGATTGTCAGTCATCAAATAATAAATTAAATCAATACTACGAAAATTTAGGATTTATTTATATTGAGGAAGTACAAGATGGACTATATATCGGAAATAAAAGAGAAAAATCATTATAAGATATATTGTAGCCTACGTACTTAAGAGGACAGTAAAAGTAAAAAATAAATAATAAAAGAGCAATCAACATGATTGCTCTTTTATTATTGGAAAATTAAAATGACTTTGTAATTCAAAGAGCTATAATTATTTTCACTTATATAACATAGTAAGAACAGGTAGCCTTTAAGTTATATCAAGTATATTAGCTTTGTTATATTATCTATTTATCTCAAGTTATATTACTACCAGATATTATAGGATTTTCTTCAGAAGATTGAATAGCCTTATCTCTATTTATTCTAACCTTACGTAATATTAAGCCTAATGTGATATAAAGTGCTATAGAGATTAGGCCATATATCGGAGAAATAAATAATTCTTTTGAACGTGATATTTTTATGAATCCTACTAAGATTAAAGGATTAAGAAAAGCATCTTCAACCATATGCATTAAGACACAAGGCCAAACTGATTTAGTCAAAAGACGTAATTCTATAAAAGGTATAGACCAAGCTATCATTGTAATAGTTGCTACCAAGATAAATGTAAATCTGCTTAATCCAGTAATACTATTGATAGTGGCGTCAGTTAAGAAATATATATAATATGGAGCATGCCATAACCCCCAAATTAATCCAACTCCGATATAAAGAATAAAATCATTTTTAATAAGATAGCGTAGCTTAGGGGTAAGATATCCTTGCCATGCAAATTCTTCAGGGATGTTTTTTAAGAAGTTAGGTATAAGCGCAACTATGAATGCCTGAATATATATTTCAAATTGTGAAGTGTCAAAAGATATCCATCCTAAAGCACTTCCTATAAATATAACAAACGTTGTAAGGATAGGAAAGACTAATGATGAAACAATATACCATCTGATATTTTTCTTTAAATAAGGTTTAAATCCAATATCCTTCCAACCATCTCCTCCAAAGAACCTAAGAGCTATAGAACAAACTATTGGTGCAATAAGCCATATAAGCATTCCAAGACTTTCAATTTCATATGACTGTACTCCCATCATTAAATCTATTACTTTGCCTATCCAGCCAGAAGTAAGCACTATAATAGCAAAGATAGATACATTGCGTATAGTAATTTTTTTTACATGTTCATTCATAATTATCCCCCTTAACTTTATAAACTCTTAATATACTTATAGTCCCAAATTCATCTTTAAATTGTCAGTATATAAACACCTCCACAGAAAATATTTATGATACTTGAAATTGATATTACCTTGTTGATATATTAAACTCATATTGAATTTAATAACAATAAGTGTTACTATTAGATATATTACTAATAGTAACATTGGTTGAATTTATTGTCAATATAGAAGGGGGAAAATTATGGAATATGTAATTTTGGGTTTATTAATTTTAAAAAGTCAAACTATTTATGAACTAAACAAACATTTCGAGACAAGCATATCACTATTTTATAGTGCTAGCTATGGTAGTCTTAGAACTACAACTAATAAACTATTAAAAAAAGGGCTTATCCATTTTGAGGAAAGAAAAGAAAATGGTCGTAATAAAAAAATTTACACTATTTTAGATGAGGGAAAAGAAGAGTTTTTTAAATGGATGTATTCTGAGGTATCTCAAAGTAAATTAGAAGTGGAAGCTTTAACTAAGCTTTTCTTTCTAGGTTTAGTTGAGAGTAATGAAAATAAGAAGGCTATACTAAAAAACATCATAGAAACTACTGATGTTGAAAAAGATAATCTTGAAAATTTAGAAGAGTCAATAAAAGAAGAAAAGATTCCTGATGGATATGAAGATATAGCGTATTACCGATTGAAGACACTTAATTATGGGATACAAAGCTGTAATTTTTCGAAAGATATGTTTGAAGATATATTAAAAGAGCTAGAGGAAAGTAAATAATAAAGAAATAGCTTTATTTAAAGTACAACAATTAGATATTTTTTTAGTGATATGTATGGGATGAAAATGAAAAATAGTAGTGAAATATTAATGAGTAAAACTCTTGTCAAAGTATAAATGACAAGAGTTTTTATTGTATAAGCATTAATAATTATATAGTAAAAAGGACATTATAATAGTTACTTATGAGACTTTACATATAGGTTCAAATAATAGATATAAACTTAATTACAATGTAATGAAAAATACAACTAAGTATCAGATTTCAATACAATTAAAATCATTCTCTATTTTGTATTAGATAATGATTTTTAAGTATTTTATAAGAGTTACTTAATCTTTTAGGTAATTACGCTAAATATATTAGATAAATAAAAATATGAAAAATACTCAATGAACTTAAATAAAAAAGGAGGATATATTTTGCCAAAGGAAAGTGTATTTGTTAATGATTTTACAAATGGAATATTAGATCCAAATGGATCAATGCTTGGTCCTGTTAAGGATGGAGGAATAATAGTAGCCAATACTGCACCTGGATGTTGGGGACCTATGATTACTCCTGCATTAAGAGGAGGTCATGAAGTAACAAGACCTGTGTTCGTAGAAAACGCGGAAATAGGAGATGCAGTTGCAATCTATATTAAATCAATTACAGTAACTTCTTCAGTAGCATCTTCAGGAAATGAAGTTGCAGTAGAGAAAAATTTTGTTGGAGATCCTTTTGTGGCTGGAAGATGTCCTAATTGTGGAACACTTTATCCAGAAACAAAATTAGAGGGTATTGGATCAGCTTCTGTACATTGTGCAAAGTGTGATGAGGAAATCGCTGCGTTTCAGTTTACTAACGGTTATACTATTGCTTTAAATGAAAATAAAACGATAGGAGTTACGCTAACTAAAGAAGCATCAGAAGAAGCTGCTAAAAAGGCAAAGTCATACATGGCTGTTCCAGATAATTCAATTCAAAACCCAGTAGTAACATTTGCACCTCATGATATAGTAGGTAATATTTCAAGATTGAAACCATTTATTGGTCAACTAGGAACAACTCCATCTATACCTATGCCTGATTCTCACAATGCTGGAGATTTCGGATCATTCTTATTAGGTGCTCCACACGAGTATGCATTAACAGAGGAAGAATTGTTAAAACATAAAACTGATGGACACATGGATATTAATAGAGCAAGAGAAGGAGCAATAGTTATATGTCCTGTTAAAGTAAAGGGTGGAGGAGTCTATGTAGGAGACGTTCATGCTATGCAGGGAGATGGAGAAATAGCAGGACATACCTGTGACGTTTCTTCAGTTGTCACTTTAAAGGTAAAAGTAATCAAAAACTTAAATATTGATGGGCCAATAATATTACCTGTTGAAGAAGACCTTCCATACTTAGCTAAGCCACTAAATGTAGAGGAAAAGAAAAGAGCAATGGAATTAGCAAGTGAATGGGGAATAGAGTCACTAGAAAATACTGCTCCAATAAGCTTTGTTGGAACTGGGTCAAACCTAAATGAAGCAATAGATAATGGACTTACTAGAGCAGCTGAACTTTTTAATATAAGTGTTCCAGAAGTAAAGAATAGAACTACAATAAATGGAGCAGTGGAAATTGGAAGATATCCAGGAACTGCTACAGTTACATTTCTAGCACCCATTGAGTTATTAGAAAAAGTAGGTATCTATAGTTTAGTAAAAGAACAGTACAATCTTATATAAAATAGTCTTAGATAAATTATTTAAATATTTTAAATTCTTTATTTTATTTACTGAGACAATAAAATATAAAAAGTTTAAAAATCGAAGAGATTAAAAATAAGATTAAAGATAGATAATTAATTGAGTAATACTTGACTTCAGCTGGAGTTTCTTAGAAGACATACTTGCTCCAGCTGAAATTTATAAAAAATTACTTACTAAGTATCTCTACACCATCTTCTGTTACTAATATGGTATGCTCCCATTGTGAAGAAAGAGATCCATCTTCAGTATATACTGTCCAACCATCTTCAGAATCTACTACTATTTCATGCGACCCCTCATTTATCATAGGTTCTATAGTGAATATCATTCCAGGTACTAAAATCATTCCTTCACCCCTATTACCATAGTGAGCTACAAAAGGTTCTTCATGAAATTCAAGTCCGATACCATGGCCTCCAAAATCTTTTACTACAGAATAACCGTGTTTTTCTGCATGCTCTTGAACTGCCGCACCAATGTCGTCTAAAAATCCCCAAGGCTTTACTGCCTCAATACCTTTATATAGACATTCTCTTGAAACTTCCACTAATTTTTTTGCTTCCTCACTTGTTTCACCAATTATGAACATTCTTGAAGCGTCTGAAAAATAGCCATCTAATATAGTTGACACATCTATATTTACTATGTCTCCATTTTTGAGTATTACATTTTCACTAGGTATACCATGGCATACTTCGCTATTTATTGATGTGCATAAACTCTTAGTATACCCTTGGAAGTTGAGAGTTGCTGGAACTGCTCCTTGAGATATAGTATAGTCATGAACTAACTTATCTATTTCTTCAGTACTCATACCTTCTTTTATATTTTTAGCTACTAAGTCAAGTACAGCACTATTAACTATAGCACTCTTTCTTATACCCTCAATCTGTTCTTTAGTTTTGATAATTTGTCTTTGTGGAACTTGAAATCCTTGTGATTCTAAAGAATTTAACTTCTTATCAAATTCTATATGGCACTTTTTATATTTTAGTCCACTTCCGCACCAACATAAGTCATTTCTACTTAGATTCATATTAACATCTCCTAATATTTTATTGATTATTTAAATAGCTTTAATGCAATTACATTTTAAAAGTATGATTTAATTGTAACAGTAGTTGTTACTATAATCAAAGTCATATAGCTTTACTTTATAAATATATATGGTAAAATTACTTTAGAATTGGGTCAGAAGTATAAAATAAAATTGATAGGAGGGTTATATATGAGATCTCAACTAAATTTTACTAGAGTTGTAGGCTCTGTGCAAAGACTACATGAAGCATCAGAGCCGAATTTTATTAGACTAAATTAGATTGGATTAAAACTGTTTTGTGTGGTCTTTGCTTCATTATTTACAGATTAAATAGTAGATAGGAGCAAAGATTATGAAATATGAAAAGGCACAAAATATATTGCCAAAAGATATAATTGAATTAATTCAAGAATATATAGAAGGCGGATATTTATATATACCTGTAAAGAATAAAAATAAGAAAGCTTGGGGAGAAAACAGTGGTGCAAAAGATAGCTTGAAGGAAAGAAATAAAGAGATATTTGATTTATACAATCAAGGAGTGCCTATTAAAGAGCTTGCTGGGCAGTACTATCTTACTGAGCATAGCATTAGAAGAATAATAAGACAAGAAAAATAAATAATATAAATACAAATCGGTATTTTAATATTATAGACATTGATATTAAATACCGATTTTTTGTACATTTTTATAAGTGAATATAAACAACTTTGATACAGAATCATTCATGAACTTGAGTAGTATAAAGCACCAATGTTATTATGTGACTAGAAAGACTTATATTTAATAAGCAAATTTTAAAATAAGAATTTTTAGAAAAGGAAAGTATAACAATGAGTATTTTAACTGTTAAAAATATGAGCCATGGATTTGGAGATAGAGCTATATTTGAAAATGTGTCTTTTAGACTATTAAAAGGGGAACATGTTGGACTTATAGGAGATAATGGCGAAGGTAAGTCCACTTTTATGAATATAATAACAAATAAATTAATACCAGATAAAGGACAAATAGATTGGAGCAATAAAGTTAGTGTTGGATATATGGATCAACATACTGAGCTTAAAAAAGGAAAAACCATAAAATCTGTGTTAGAAGAAGCATTCGCATATCTATTTGATATGGAAATGAAGATGAATGATTTATATAATAGAATGGGCAAAATGAATGACGAAGAAATGAGTAGAGCCCTTAAGCAAATAGGTAATATTCAGGATATATTAGATAACAATGGTTTTTACAGTATAGATTCTAAGATAGAAGCAGTTGCAACAGGACTTGGACTTAGAAATTTAGGA
This window harbors:
- a CDS encoding MerR family transcriptional regulator; amino-acid sequence: MFKIGDFSKLARVSIRMLRYYDEVGLFNPTKVDDFTGYRYYSAKQITKLNLIVSLRDMGFNVAEISVAINEESDNRLKEMLSQKRDEAESKIILEQEKLKKINSVIKNLKKERVNMSYNVTLKTVPSYNVVSLRDTIPAHDKEGLLWERLSKYIENKGIQCGNVYYATYHEEGYKENEVDVEVVMDVAELLESDGDFVFKQSEPIKQAVSILVPGDYSNLLPAYNFLGNWIEENGYVIVGKTRQLPIKGPWNEKNTSNYLSEVQIPVEKL
- a CDS encoding RidA family protein — encoded protein: MKNNRIQRINPVGVPEPVGRYSHITKIPRDSEIYVSSGQVGVDLKGNIPSNLNDQVSNTFFNISNLLSSQGLHADDVIKINIWATEQIDWDFFDSKWDELFGDNPPSMTIAYISGLGLPELKIEIEVWAAK
- a CDS encoding GNAT family N-acetyltransferase is translated as MVDVLIEQVILRNSTDIEKLLYIWENSVKATHLFLTQDDIKMLIPHVELGIEGIDKLIVAKDKLGEPLGFIGVENKKIEMLFISSEHFGKGIGKLLINYVINTLEANLVDVNEQNPQALEFYKHLGFEVYDRSETDEQGNPFPILHMKFIKDKSVE
- a CDS encoding cytidine deaminase family protein, which gives rise to MEFIKLIDIAKSTLNPRELSRSTYAGSVAAVILTDKGNIYKGVCIDSPCSMGFCAEHAAIAAMITAGESRIDKLVAICETGEIVPPCGRCREFINQIHDENYKCQVQLKDKIVTIAELLPERWN
- a CDS encoding MBL fold metallo-hydrolase; the encoded protein is MNKIIMLDIKFKYQDEIQSIHPVLLMSDNDVVLVDCGYPGFLPLLEDEMRSKGVDPSSITKVLITHHDDDHMGALFEIKQKYPNIRVIASQIESDYICGNKKSLRLLQAEEVLEMLPEEQKQFGVEFCESLEKVKPVYVDIKVKDGDYFDWAGGCEILETPGHMPGHISLYLSECNSIITGDAAVIDNNKLTIANPQFTLDLDMAKDSLEKLISIDADNYYCYHGGKFENQR
- a CDS encoding GrpB family protein is translated as MKVRVVEYKREWPGLYLDEAEKIKNILKDELVNIYHIGSTSVENLKAKPIIDIMVVVKGITKVDNHNKEFESLGYEPKGEYGMIGRRYFRKGLENRTHQIHIFESSNSNDIERHLAVRDYLREHPDYAIEYGELKSKLAIMFPSDIEAYCDGKDEFVKELERKALDWYKNK
- a CDS encoding GNAT family N-acetyltransferase; amino-acid sequence: MKEKYNFKLAREKDIDHILELIKKRIMWMDDYGIEQWNKTNYMEWYPKEYFSDCILQNSLYTLSEKEFDKIVGAVVLSDSDKLWEDKIPAYYIHNLVTDLDAKGAGSAIIKYCEDIAIEHGKDKLRLDCQSSNNKLNQYYENLGFIYIEEVQDGLYIGNKREKSL
- a CDS encoding CPBP family intramembrane glutamic endopeptidase — protein: MNEHVKKITIRNVSIFAIIVLTSGWIGKVIDLMMGVQSYEIESLGMLIWLIAPIVCSIALRFFGGDGWKDIGFKPYLKKNIRWYIVSSLVFPILTTFVIFIGSALGWISFDTSQFEIYIQAFIVALIPNFLKNIPEEFAWQGYLTPKLRYLIKNDFILYIGVGLIWGLWHAPYYIYFLTDATINSITGLSRFTFILVATITMIAWSIPFIELRLLTKSVWPCVLMHMVEDAFLNPLILVGFIKISRSKELFISPIYGLISIALYITLGLILRKVRINRDKAIQSSEENPIISGSNIT
- a CDS encoding PadR family transcriptional regulator, with the protein product MEYVILGLLILKSQTIYELNKHFETSISLFYSASYGSLRTTTNKLLKKGLIHFEERKENGRNKKIYTILDEGKEEFFKWMYSEVSQSKLEVEALTKLFFLGLVESNENKKAILKNIIETTDVEKDNLENLEESIKEEKIPDGYEDIAYYRLKTLNYGIQSCNFSKDMFEDILKELEESK
- a CDS encoding acetamidase/formamidase family protein; this encodes MPKESVFVNDFTNGILDPNGSMLGPVKDGGIIVANTAPGCWGPMITPALRGGHEVTRPVFVENAEIGDAVAIYIKSITVTSSVASSGNEVAVEKNFVGDPFVAGRCPNCGTLYPETKLEGIGSASVHCAKCDEEIAAFQFTNGYTIALNENKTIGVTLTKEASEEAAKKAKSYMAVPDNSIQNPVVTFAPHDIVGNISRLKPFIGQLGTTPSIPMPDSHNAGDFGSFLLGAPHEYALTEEELLKHKTDGHMDINRAREGAIVICPVKVKGGGVYVGDVHAMQGDGEIAGHTCDVSSVVTLKVKVIKNLNIDGPIILPVEEDLPYLAKPLNVEEKKRAMELASEWGIESLENTAPISFVGTGSNLNEAIDNGLTRAAELFNISVPEVKNRTTINGAVEIGRYPGTATVTFLAPIELLEKVGIYSLVKEQYNLI
- a CDS encoding methionyl aminopeptidase — its product is MNLSRNDLCWCGSGLKYKKCHIEFDKKLNSLESQGFQVPQRQIIKTKEQIEGIRKSAIVNSAVLDLVAKNIKEGMSTEEIDKLVHDYTISQGAVPATLNFQGYTKSLCTSINSEVCHGIPSENVILKNGDIVNIDVSTILDGYFSDASRMFIIGETSEEAKKLVEVSRECLYKGIEAVKPWGFLDDIGAAVQEHAEKHGYSVVKDFGGHGIGLEFHEEPFVAHYGNRGEGMILVPGMIFTIEPMINEGSHEIVVDSEDGWTVYTEDGSLSSQWEHTILVTEDGVEILSK
- a CDS encoding CD3324 family protein, translated to MKYEKAQNILPKDIIELIQEYIEGGYLYIPVKNKNKKAWGENSGAKDSLKERNKEIFDLYNQGVPIKELAGQYYLTEHSIRRIIRQEK